A genomic segment from Candidatus Eremiobacteraceae bacterium encodes:
- a CDS encoding sialidase family protein, producing the protein MVISSPSASKRWRLVLGSALAAALVTAGITARANLAPNGPPIVQISQDTFVNHGSQHQTEVEPGSYGFGNTVVVAYQTGRFNLNGGSSDVSWATSIDGGKTWEYGNLPGITKYTNSHDPFDRASDPTVTYDAKHGVWLIETLPLIAAGGPRPAMVISRSTDGLRWHNPVSVGPNLGDSDKTWINCDNWSNSPHFGNCYAEWDSTSTGEVNLSTSKDGGLTWGPAKNSADGAVGQGGLPEPQPNGNVVVPFWAFGNVAIEAFTSADGGTSWGSSVFVANVNFRGPNGGIRALTLPGAGIDGSGRVYVVWADCSFRTNCSSNDIVFSSSKDGATWSAAAPIPIDPLNSTIDHFIPGFAVDPNTKGSSAHLALTYYYYPNVNCGKFTCKLHAAMISSHDGGASWAPPVELAGPIKLTWLPNTSLGRMVGDYVATSIVNGNAYAFLASADRPSGQFFEEALFTNKSGVPDIFGTRRFTPFGLRPVSHLNNQRRTVPVPLD; encoded by the coding sequence GTGGTCATTTCATCCCCATCCGCGTCGAAGCGGTGGCGACTCGTACTTGGCTCCGCGCTTGCCGCGGCGCTCGTAACAGCCGGCATCACAGCGCGCGCAAATCTCGCGCCCAACGGGCCTCCGATCGTCCAGATAAGCCAAGACACGTTTGTCAATCATGGAAGCCAACATCAGACCGAAGTCGAACCCGGATCCTACGGCTTCGGAAACACCGTCGTCGTCGCGTACCAGACAGGCCGTTTCAATTTGAATGGCGGCTCTTCGGACGTGAGCTGGGCGACGTCCATCGATGGCGGCAAGACGTGGGAGTACGGCAACCTGCCGGGCATCACGAAGTATACGAATAGTCATGATCCCTTCGATCGCGCGAGCGACCCGACCGTGACCTACGATGCCAAACACGGGGTCTGGCTCATAGAGACGTTGCCGCTCATCGCGGCCGGCGGGCCACGGCCGGCGATGGTGATCAGCCGTTCGACCGATGGACTGCGTTGGCACAACCCGGTGTCGGTGGGACCGAATCTGGGCGACTCGGACAAGACGTGGATCAATTGCGATAACTGGTCGAATAGCCCGCATTTCGGGAACTGCTACGCTGAGTGGGACTCCACGTCGACCGGCGAAGTCAACCTTAGCACATCTAAGGACGGCGGTCTTACCTGGGGGCCCGCGAAGAATTCCGCGGACGGTGCCGTTGGCCAGGGTGGACTTCCGGAACCGCAACCCAATGGCAACGTCGTAGTCCCGTTCTGGGCCTTTGGAAATGTCGCGATTGAGGCGTTCACCTCGGCGGACGGCGGCACAAGTTGGGGTTCATCGGTATTTGTCGCAAACGTCAACTTCCGCGGACCCAATGGCGGCATACGCGCGCTTACTCTCCCCGGCGCCGGCATCGACGGGTCCGGCCGGGTATACGTCGTGTGGGCGGACTGCAGCTTCCGGACGAATTGTTCGTCGAACGACATCGTGTTCAGCTCGTCGAAAGACGGCGCAACATGGTCGGCTGCGGCGCCGATCCCGATCGATCCTCTCAACAGCACAATAGATCACTTCATCCCCGGATTCGCAGTGGATCCGAACACAAAGGGCAGCTCCGCGCACCTGGCGCTGACCTACTACTACTATCCGAACGTCAACTGCGGCAAGTTCACGTGCAAGCTCCACGCCGCAATGATCTCCTCGCACGATGGCGGCGCATCATGGGCTCCACCAGTCGAACTGGCCGGACCAATCAAGCTCACCTGGCTGCCGAACACAAGCCTCGGTAGAATGGTGGGCGACTACGTGGCCACATCGATCGTCAACGGCAACGCATACGCGTTTCTCGCCAGCGCTGACCGACCGTCAGGACAGTTCTTCGAGGAGGCGCTATTCACGAACAAGAGCGGCGTTCCGGATATCTTCGGCACCCGCAGGTTCACCCCGTTCGGGCTACGACCGGTGAGCCACTTGAATAACCAGAGACGGACCGTGCCGGTGCCGCTGGATTAG